One genomic segment of Sminthopsis crassicaudata isolate SCR6 chromosome 4, ASM4859323v1, whole genome shotgun sequence includes these proteins:
- the SETDB1 gene encoding histone-lysine N-methyltransferase SETDB1 isoform X2: protein MTSFPGCFGLGAAAAGMEPQEIAELQQAVVEELGISMEELRQFIDEELEKMDCVKQRKRQLAELESWVVQKETEVAHVDELFDEASRAVTNCETLVKDFYSKLGLQYRESSSEDESSKPTEVIEIPDEDDDVLSVDSGDAGSRTPKDQKLREAMAALRKSAQDVQKFMDAVNKKTSSQDLNKGALGQVPVELSKDGDLVVSMRILGKKRTKTWHKGTLIAIQTVGAGRKFKVKFDNKGKSLLSGNHIAYDYHPPADKLYVGSRVVAKYKDGNQVWLYAGIVAETPNVKNKLRFLIFFDDGYASYVTQSELYPICRPLKKTWEDIEDISCRDFIEEYITAYPNRPMVLLKSGQLIKTEWEGTWWKSRVEEVDGSLVKILFLDDKRCEWIYRGSTRLEPMFSMKTSTASTLEKKQGGQLRTRPNMGAVRSKGPVVQYTQDLTGTGTQFKPQEPPRTPSLPAPTLSPQVADLESLESQLAQARKQVAKKSTSFRLGSVSSGHSSPTSPGLNEAVPGGKSSVGQTVRLTPGSATPGPTFPAFHGMLERAPAEPSYRAPMEKLFYLPHACSHTCLTRVRPVSNTQYRGKNPLLVPLLYDFRRMTARRRVNRKMGFHVIYKTPCGLCLRTMNEIERYLFETSCDFLFLEMFCLDPYVLVDRKFQPYKPFYYILDITHGQEDVPLSCVNEIDTTPPPQVAYSKERIPGKGVFINTGWEFLVGCDCKDGCRDKSKCACHQLTIQATACTPGGQINPNSGYQHKRLDECLPTGVYECNKRCKCNINMCTNRLVQHGLQVRLQLFKTQNKGWGIRCLDDIARGSFVCIYAGKILTDDFADKEGLEMGDEYFANLDHIESVENFKEGYESDAPCSSDSSGVDLKDQEDGNSGTEDPEESNDDSSDDNFCKDEDFSTSSVWRSYATRRQTRGQKENGTSETASKDSRPTDSGTPHLSAPQTSMGGCKPPSSEDTPKNKVATWLSCNNVSDSSFADSDSRSSFRTSEGGDGRAGVGRGDGEKPSVSGLGAKEEGDIKPSKKEESDEQNKTVLPSEGSRTFGFSPSPLKTEGIKGPPSKTNTHQARRLVGPAQANPDDVLTLSSSTESEGESGTSRKPVAGQAPATAADSDDIQTISSGSDGEDFEDKKNLSGPIKRQVAVKSTRGFALKSTHGIAIKSTNMASADKGESVPVRKNTRQFYDGEESCYIIDAKLEGNLGRYLNHSCSPNLFVQNVFVDTHDLRFPWVAFFASKRIRAGTELTWDYNYEVGSVEGKELLCCCGAIECRGRLL from the exons ATGACCTCTTTTCCTGGGTGTTTTGGTTTGGGTGCTGCTGCAGCTGGGATGGAACCTCAGGAGATTGCTGAGCTGCAGCAAGCTGTGGTGGAGGAGCTGGGCATTTCTATGGAAGAACTTCGACAGTTTATTGATGAGGAACTAGAAAAGATGGATTGTGTAAAACAGCGGAAGAGACAACTGGCTGAGCTGGAATCCTGGGTGGTCCAGAAAGAGACTGAGGTTGCCCATGTTGATGAGCTCTTTGATGAAGCATCCAG GGCAGTCACTAACTGTGAAACTCTGGTGAAAGATTTCTACTCCAAACTGGGGCTGCAGTATCGAGAGAGCAgctctgaagatgaatcttctaaACCCACAGAAGTAATTGAGATTcctgatgaggatgatgatgtcCTCAGTGTTGATTCAG GTGATGCAGGCAGTAGAACCCCAAAGGACCAGAAG CTCCGAGAAGCTATGGCTGCCCTGAGGAAGTCAGCCCAAGATGTCCAAAAGTTCATGGATGCTGTCAACAAGAAGACTAGTTCCCAGGACCTGAACAAAG GGGCCTTGGGTCAAGTCCCTGTTGAATTGAGTAAAGACGGTGACCTGGTTGTAAGCATGAGAATTCTGGGCAAGAAAAGGACCAAGACATGGCACAAGGGGACCCTCATTGCCATTCAGACAGTTG GGGCTGGGAGGAAGTTCAAAGTCAAATTTGACAACAAAGGGAAGAGCCTGTTGTCTGGGAACCATATTGCCTATGACTACCACCCTCCAGCAGACAAGTTGTATGTAGGGAGCCGTGTGGTGGCCAAGTATAAAGATGGGAATCAAGTCTGGCTCTATGCTGGCATCGTGGCTGAGACTCCAAATGTCAAAAACAAACTCAG gttcCTCATCTTCTTTGATGATGGCTATGCATCCTACGTCACACAGTCTGAGCTCTATCCCATCTGCAGACCAC tGAAGAAGACTTGGGAGGACATTGAGGACATTTCCTGCCGAGACTTCATTGAAGAATATATCACTGCCTACCCCAACCGTCCTATGGTACTCCTTAAGAGTGGGCAGCTAATAAAGACTGAATGGGAAGGCACTTGGTGGAAGTCTCGTGTGGAAGAGGTGGATGGCAGTCTTGTCAAGATCCTGTTCCTG GATGACAAGCGCTGTGAATGGATCTATCGAGGCTCTACCCGACTAGAGCCCATGTTCAGCATGAAGACATCCACAGCTTCCACCCTAGAGAAGAAGCAAGGGGGGCAGCTTCGGACACGCCCAAACATGG GTGCTGTGAGGAGCAAAGGTCCCGTGGTACAGTATACTCAAGATCTCACTGGTACTGGAACCCAGTTCAAGCCCCAGGAACCACCTCGCACTCCCTCCTTGCCTGCCCCCACTCTGTCCCCTCAGGTGGCTGATTTGGA GAGTCTGGAGAGTCAGCTCGCCCAAGCACGGAAGCAAGTGGCCAAAAAGAGCACATCTTTCCGTCTAGGTTCTGTGAGCTCTGGTCATTCATCCCCTACATCCCCTGGGCTTAACGAGGCAGTCCCTGGCGGGAAGTCTTCAGTTGGCCAGACAGTGAG ATTAACACCAGGCTCTGCGACCCCTGGCCCAACTTTCCCAGCTTTTCATGGCATGCTGGAGCGGGCTCCAGCTGAACCCTCCTATCGGGCCCCCATGGAGAAGCTTTTCTACTTGCCGCATGCCTGTAGTCACACCTGCCTCACTCGAGTGAGGCCGGTGAGCAACACACAATACCGGGGCAAGAACCCCCTGTTGGTCCCTCTACTCTATGACTTTCGGCGCATGACGGCCCGGCGCCGGGTCAACCGCAAGATGGGCTTTCACGTTATCTATAAAACACCCTGCGGCCTTTGTCTGAGGACGATGAATGAGATTGAACGCTACCTCTTTGAGACAAGCTGTGATTTCCTTTTCCTGGAGATGTTCTGTTTGGACCCTTATGTTCTAGTGGATCGGAAATTCCAGCCCTATAAGCCTTTTTACTACATCCTGGACATCACTCATGGCCAGGAGGATGTTCCTCTCTCGTGTGTCAACGAGATTGATACCACCCCCCCGCCACAGGTGGCCTACAGCAAGGAGAGGATCCCAGGGAAGGGCGTCTTCATCAACACGGGCTGGGAGTTCCTGGTTGGCTGTGACTGCAAAGATGGTTGTCGGGATAA GTCTAAATGTGCTTGCCACCAGCTTACCATCCAGGCAACAGCCTGTACCCCCGGAGGCCAGATCAATCCTAACTCTGGCTACCAGCATAAGAGACTAGATGAGTGCCTGCCCACAGG ggtatatgaatgtaacaagCGCTGCAAATGTAACATCAACATGTGCACAAACCGCTTGGTACAACATGGGCTACAGGTCCGACTGCAGCTCTTCAAGACCCAGAACAAGGGCTGGGGCATCCGCTGCTTGGATGATATCGCCAGAGGCTCCTTTGTTTGTATATATGCAG GCAAAATCCTGACTGACGACTTTGCAGACAAGGAGGGTCTGGAAATGGGGGATGAGTACTTTGCAAACCTGGACCACATTGAAAGTGTGGAGAACTTTAAGGAAGGCTATGAAAGTGATGCCCCCTGCTCCTCTGACAGCAGTGGAGTGGACTTGAAGGACCAAGAGGATGGCAACAGTGGTACTGAGGACCCTGAAGAATCTAATGATGACAGTTCGGATGACAACTTCTGCAAAGATGAGGATTTTAGTACCAGTTCAGTCTGGCGCAGCTATGCCACCCGGAGGCAGACAAGAGGCCAGAAAGAGAACGGGACGTCGGAGACGGCTTCCAAGGACTCCCGCCCCACTGACTCGGGGACCCCCCACCTTTCTGCCCCACAGACTTCCATGGGGGGTTGTAAACCTCCTTCCTCTGAGGACACACCCAAGAACAAAGTGGCCACATGGCTAAGCTGCAACAATGTCAGTGACAGTAGTTTTGCTGACTCAGATAGCCGCTCCTCCTTCAGGACCAGTGAGGGTGGAGATGGGAGGGCTGGGGTAGGCCGTGGAGATGGAGAGAAGCCCTCCGTCTCAGGGTTAGGGGCCAAAGAAGAGGGGGATATCAAGCCATCTAAGAAAGAG GAGTCTGATGAACAGAACAAGACTGTGTT GCCTAGTGAAGGTTCTAGGACTTTTGGATTCAGCCCATCCCCCTTGAAGACTGAAGGTATCAAGGGCCCACCTAGCAAGACCAATACGCATCAGGCCCGGAGGCTTGTGGGGCCTGCACAAGCCAATCCTGAT GATGTTCTGACATTATCCAGCAGCACAGAAAGTGAGGGGGAGAGTGGGACAAGCCGAAAACCTGTAGCTGGTCAGGCTCCAGCCACAGCAGCTGACAGTGATGACATCCAGACCATCTCATCTGGCTCTGATGGCGAGGATTTTGAAGACAAGAAGAACCTGTCTG GCCCAATCAAACGGCAGGTGGCTGTGAAATCCACACGTGGTTTTGCTTTAAAATCAACACATGGCATTGCTATAAAGTCAACCAACATGGCGTCTGCAGACAAGGGCGAGAGCGTACCTGTTCGCAAGAATACACGCCAATTCTATGATGGCGAGGAGTCTTGCTACATCATTGACGCCAAGCTAGAAGGCAACCTGGGCCGCTATCTCAAC CACAGCTGCAGTCCCAACCTGTTTGTCCAGAATGTCTTCGTTGACACCCATGACCTTCGTTTCCCCTGGGTGGCTT
- the SETDB1 gene encoding histone-lysine N-methyltransferase SETDB1 isoform X1: MTSFPGCFGLGAAAAGMEPQEIAELQQAVVEELGISMEELRQFIDEELEKMDCVKQRKRQLAELESWVVQKETEVAHVDELFDEASRAVTNCETLVKDFYSKLGLQYRESSSEDESSKPTEVIEIPDEDDDVLSVDSGDAGSRTPKDQKLREAMAALRKSAQDVQKFMDAVNKKTSSQDLNKGALGQVPVELSKDGDLVVSMRILGKKRTKTWHKGTLIAIQTVGAGRKFKVKFDNKGKSLLSGNHIAYDYHPPADKLYVGSRVVAKYKDGNQVWLYAGIVAETPNVKNKLRFLIFFDDGYASYVTQSELYPICRPLKKTWEDIEDISCRDFIEEYITAYPNRPMVLLKSGQLIKTEWEGTWWKSRVEEVDGSLVKILFLDRIRPLSLLPRHQDDKRCEWIYRGSTRLEPMFSMKTSTASTLEKKQGGQLRTRPNMGAVRSKGPVVQYTQDLTGTGTQFKPQEPPRTPSLPAPTLSPQVADLESLESQLAQARKQVAKKSTSFRLGSVSSGHSSPTSPGLNEAVPGGKSSVGQTVRLTPGSATPGPTFPAFHGMLERAPAEPSYRAPMEKLFYLPHACSHTCLTRVRPVSNTQYRGKNPLLVPLLYDFRRMTARRRVNRKMGFHVIYKTPCGLCLRTMNEIERYLFETSCDFLFLEMFCLDPYVLVDRKFQPYKPFYYILDITHGQEDVPLSCVNEIDTTPPPQVAYSKERIPGKGVFINTGWEFLVGCDCKDGCRDKSKCACHQLTIQATACTPGGQINPNSGYQHKRLDECLPTGVYECNKRCKCNINMCTNRLVQHGLQVRLQLFKTQNKGWGIRCLDDIARGSFVCIYAGKILTDDFADKEGLEMGDEYFANLDHIESVENFKEGYESDAPCSSDSSGVDLKDQEDGNSGTEDPEESNDDSSDDNFCKDEDFSTSSVWRSYATRRQTRGQKENGTSETASKDSRPTDSGTPHLSAPQTSMGGCKPPSSEDTPKNKVATWLSCNNVSDSSFADSDSRSSFRTSEGGDGRAGVGRGDGEKPSVSGLGAKEEGDIKPSKKEESDEQNKTVLPSEGSRTFGFSPSPLKTEGIKGPPSKTNTHQARRLVGPAQANPDDVLTLSSSTESEGESGTSRKPVAGQAPATAADSDDIQTISSGSDGEDFEDKKNLSGPIKRQVAVKSTRGFALKSTHGIAIKSTNMASADKGESVPVRKNTRQFYDGEESCYIIDAKLEGNLGRYLNHSCSPNLFVQNVFVDTHDLRFPWVAFFASKRIRAGTELTWDYNYEVGSVEGKELLCCCGAIECRGRLL, from the exons ATGACCTCTTTTCCTGGGTGTTTTGGTTTGGGTGCTGCTGCAGCTGGGATGGAACCTCAGGAGATTGCTGAGCTGCAGCAAGCTGTGGTGGAGGAGCTGGGCATTTCTATGGAAGAACTTCGACAGTTTATTGATGAGGAACTAGAAAAGATGGATTGTGTAAAACAGCGGAAGAGACAACTGGCTGAGCTGGAATCCTGGGTGGTCCAGAAAGAGACTGAGGTTGCCCATGTTGATGAGCTCTTTGATGAAGCATCCAG GGCAGTCACTAACTGTGAAACTCTGGTGAAAGATTTCTACTCCAAACTGGGGCTGCAGTATCGAGAGAGCAgctctgaagatgaatcttctaaACCCACAGAAGTAATTGAGATTcctgatgaggatgatgatgtcCTCAGTGTTGATTCAG GTGATGCAGGCAGTAGAACCCCAAAGGACCAGAAG CTCCGAGAAGCTATGGCTGCCCTGAGGAAGTCAGCCCAAGATGTCCAAAAGTTCATGGATGCTGTCAACAAGAAGACTAGTTCCCAGGACCTGAACAAAG GGGCCTTGGGTCAAGTCCCTGTTGAATTGAGTAAAGACGGTGACCTGGTTGTAAGCATGAGAATTCTGGGCAAGAAAAGGACCAAGACATGGCACAAGGGGACCCTCATTGCCATTCAGACAGTTG GGGCTGGGAGGAAGTTCAAAGTCAAATTTGACAACAAAGGGAAGAGCCTGTTGTCTGGGAACCATATTGCCTATGACTACCACCCTCCAGCAGACAAGTTGTATGTAGGGAGCCGTGTGGTGGCCAAGTATAAAGATGGGAATCAAGTCTGGCTCTATGCTGGCATCGTGGCTGAGACTCCAAATGTCAAAAACAAACTCAG gttcCTCATCTTCTTTGATGATGGCTATGCATCCTACGTCACACAGTCTGAGCTCTATCCCATCTGCAGACCAC tGAAGAAGACTTGGGAGGACATTGAGGACATTTCCTGCCGAGACTTCATTGAAGAATATATCACTGCCTACCCCAACCGTCCTATGGTACTCCTTAAGAGTGGGCAGCTAATAAAGACTGAATGGGAAGGCACTTGGTGGAAGTCTCGTGTGGAAGAGGTGGATGGCAGTCTTGTCAAGATCCTGTTCCTG GACAGAATCCggcctctctcccttctcccccgaCATCAGGATGACAAGCGCTGTGAATGGATCTATCGAGGCTCTACCCGACTAGAGCCCATGTTCAGCATGAAGACATCCACAGCTTCCACCCTAGAGAAGAAGCAAGGGGGGCAGCTTCGGACACGCCCAAACATGG GTGCTGTGAGGAGCAAAGGTCCCGTGGTACAGTATACTCAAGATCTCACTGGTACTGGAACCCAGTTCAAGCCCCAGGAACCACCTCGCACTCCCTCCTTGCCTGCCCCCACTCTGTCCCCTCAGGTGGCTGATTTGGA GAGTCTGGAGAGTCAGCTCGCCCAAGCACGGAAGCAAGTGGCCAAAAAGAGCACATCTTTCCGTCTAGGTTCTGTGAGCTCTGGTCATTCATCCCCTACATCCCCTGGGCTTAACGAGGCAGTCCCTGGCGGGAAGTCTTCAGTTGGCCAGACAGTGAG ATTAACACCAGGCTCTGCGACCCCTGGCCCAACTTTCCCAGCTTTTCATGGCATGCTGGAGCGGGCTCCAGCTGAACCCTCCTATCGGGCCCCCATGGAGAAGCTTTTCTACTTGCCGCATGCCTGTAGTCACACCTGCCTCACTCGAGTGAGGCCGGTGAGCAACACACAATACCGGGGCAAGAACCCCCTGTTGGTCCCTCTACTCTATGACTTTCGGCGCATGACGGCCCGGCGCCGGGTCAACCGCAAGATGGGCTTTCACGTTATCTATAAAACACCCTGCGGCCTTTGTCTGAGGACGATGAATGAGATTGAACGCTACCTCTTTGAGACAAGCTGTGATTTCCTTTTCCTGGAGATGTTCTGTTTGGACCCTTATGTTCTAGTGGATCGGAAATTCCAGCCCTATAAGCCTTTTTACTACATCCTGGACATCACTCATGGCCAGGAGGATGTTCCTCTCTCGTGTGTCAACGAGATTGATACCACCCCCCCGCCACAGGTGGCCTACAGCAAGGAGAGGATCCCAGGGAAGGGCGTCTTCATCAACACGGGCTGGGAGTTCCTGGTTGGCTGTGACTGCAAAGATGGTTGTCGGGATAA GTCTAAATGTGCTTGCCACCAGCTTACCATCCAGGCAACAGCCTGTACCCCCGGAGGCCAGATCAATCCTAACTCTGGCTACCAGCATAAGAGACTAGATGAGTGCCTGCCCACAGG ggtatatgaatgtaacaagCGCTGCAAATGTAACATCAACATGTGCACAAACCGCTTGGTACAACATGGGCTACAGGTCCGACTGCAGCTCTTCAAGACCCAGAACAAGGGCTGGGGCATCCGCTGCTTGGATGATATCGCCAGAGGCTCCTTTGTTTGTATATATGCAG GCAAAATCCTGACTGACGACTTTGCAGACAAGGAGGGTCTGGAAATGGGGGATGAGTACTTTGCAAACCTGGACCACATTGAAAGTGTGGAGAACTTTAAGGAAGGCTATGAAAGTGATGCCCCCTGCTCCTCTGACAGCAGTGGAGTGGACTTGAAGGACCAAGAGGATGGCAACAGTGGTACTGAGGACCCTGAAGAATCTAATGATGACAGTTCGGATGACAACTTCTGCAAAGATGAGGATTTTAGTACCAGTTCAGTCTGGCGCAGCTATGCCACCCGGAGGCAGACAAGAGGCCAGAAAGAGAACGGGACGTCGGAGACGGCTTCCAAGGACTCCCGCCCCACTGACTCGGGGACCCCCCACCTTTCTGCCCCACAGACTTCCATGGGGGGTTGTAAACCTCCTTCCTCTGAGGACACACCCAAGAACAAAGTGGCCACATGGCTAAGCTGCAACAATGTCAGTGACAGTAGTTTTGCTGACTCAGATAGCCGCTCCTCCTTCAGGACCAGTGAGGGTGGAGATGGGAGGGCTGGGGTAGGCCGTGGAGATGGAGAGAAGCCCTCCGTCTCAGGGTTAGGGGCCAAAGAAGAGGGGGATATCAAGCCATCTAAGAAAGAG GAGTCTGATGAACAGAACAAGACTGTGTT GCCTAGTGAAGGTTCTAGGACTTTTGGATTCAGCCCATCCCCCTTGAAGACTGAAGGTATCAAGGGCCCACCTAGCAAGACCAATACGCATCAGGCCCGGAGGCTTGTGGGGCCTGCACAAGCCAATCCTGAT GATGTTCTGACATTATCCAGCAGCACAGAAAGTGAGGGGGAGAGTGGGACAAGCCGAAAACCTGTAGCTGGTCAGGCTCCAGCCACAGCAGCTGACAGTGATGACATCCAGACCATCTCATCTGGCTCTGATGGCGAGGATTTTGAAGACAAGAAGAACCTGTCTG GCCCAATCAAACGGCAGGTGGCTGTGAAATCCACACGTGGTTTTGCTTTAAAATCAACACATGGCATTGCTATAAAGTCAACCAACATGGCGTCTGCAGACAAGGGCGAGAGCGTACCTGTTCGCAAGAATACACGCCAATTCTATGATGGCGAGGAGTCTTGCTACATCATTGACGCCAAGCTAGAAGGCAACCTGGGCCGCTATCTCAAC CACAGCTGCAGTCCCAACCTGTTTGTCCAGAATGTCTTCGTTGACACCCATGACCTTCGTTTCCCCTGGGTGGCTT